From Micromonospora rhizosphaerae, the proteins below share one genomic window:
- a CDS encoding MurR/RpiR family transcriptional regulator, with translation MNESGAAPADRVLDLFHGVRLTPTQRRIAHCLVQQAGAAAYLSAAEVAELAGVSQPSVTRFAMALGHDGYPALRRRLRELSATDAADPTDAGNELQRAVRAEMGNLDRLAGQLADRARIAEVGKLLAASRPLPVLGLRAAAPLAAYFAYFAAKVHPDVRVLDDGGSLLTDRLEQAAVAGARALLAFVLPRYPRETLDALREARAAGLTVVAITDSPVSPAGEHAEVVLPAAVGTDLVFDLHTAPMTLAMVVLQAICDATPAETQTRLEAFESSAARRQLFLG, from the coding sequence ATGAATGAAAGCGGTGCGGCGCCGGCCGACCGCGTGCTCGACCTGTTCCACGGGGTCCGGCTCACCCCGACGCAGCGCCGGATCGCGCACTGCCTCGTGCAGCAGGCCGGGGCGGCGGCGTACCTGTCGGCGGCCGAAGTGGCCGAGCTGGCGGGGGTCAGCCAGCCTTCGGTGACCCGGTTCGCGATGGCGCTCGGCCACGACGGCTACCCGGCGCTGCGCCGCCGACTGCGGGAGCTGAGCGCCACCGACGCCGCCGACCCGACCGACGCCGGGAACGAGCTGCAACGGGCGGTCCGCGCCGAGATGGGCAACCTCGACCGGCTGGCCGGACAGCTCGCCGACCGGGCGCGGATCGCCGAGGTCGGGAAGCTGCTGGCCGCCAGCCGCCCGCTGCCGGTGCTCGGGCTGCGCGCCGCCGCCCCGCTGGCCGCGTACTTCGCCTACTTCGCGGCGAAGGTGCACCCGGACGTCCGGGTGCTCGACGACGGCGGCAGCCTGCTGACCGACCGGCTGGAGCAGGCCGCGGTGGCCGGGGCCCGGGCGCTGCTCGCCTTCGTCCTGCCCCGCTACCCCCGGGAGACCCTGGACGCGCTGCGCGAGGCCCGGGCCGCCGGGCTGACCGTGGTGGCGATCACCGACTCGCCGGTCAGCCCCGCCGGCGAACACGCCGAGGTGGTGCTCCCGGCCGCCGTCGGCACCGACCTCGTCTTTGACCTGCATACCGCCCCGATGACCCTGGCCATGGTGGTGCTCCAGGCAATCTGCGACGCCACCCCGGCCGAGACCCAGACCCGGCTCGAGGCGTTCGAGTCGTCCGCTGCCCGCCGCCAGTTGTTCCTCGGCTGA
- a CDS encoding O-methyltransferase, with protein MDATKLRRAIARTPLAPVAAFPKRLARVARHDAKVLRTSARWLVTSREHHNYTYELTKLSRNHLAWFVSVVCAVPVKQVRAYLNEIETDGELRGHIEQATAAASRRGLADRQVRYARRIGWYAIVRARKPAHVVETGVDKGLGSCVLAAALLRNAAEGHPGRLTSLDINPEAGYLARATPWADVVDLVIGDSVASIGALDRPVDLFLHDSDHSRVHEKAEFEAIEPKLAPGAMLLTDNVTITNVLAEHAERSGRRFLAYRETPARHWYPGDGIGVAW; from the coding sequence GTGGACGCAACGAAGCTCCGGCGGGCCATCGCCCGCACCCCGTTGGCTCCGGTCGCCGCCTTCCCCAAGCGGCTGGCCCGGGTCGCCCGGCACGACGCCAAGGTGCTGCGCACCTCGGCCCGCTGGCTGGTCACCTCGCGGGAGCACCACAACTACACGTACGAGCTGACCAAGCTGAGCCGGAACCATCTCGCCTGGTTCGTCAGCGTGGTCTGCGCCGTGCCGGTGAAGCAGGTCAGGGCGTACCTGAACGAGATCGAGACCGACGGGGAGCTGCGCGGGCACATCGAACAGGCCACCGCCGCCGCCTCCCGCCGCGGCCTCGCCGACAGGCAGGTCCGGTACGCCCGCCGGATCGGCTGGTACGCAATCGTCCGCGCCCGGAAGCCCGCCCATGTGGTCGAGACCGGCGTGGACAAGGGGCTGGGCAGCTGCGTGCTGGCCGCCGCGCTGCTGCGCAACGCCGCCGAGGGGCACCCCGGCCGGCTCACCTCGCTGGACATCAACCCCGAGGCCGGCTACCTCGCCCGCGCGACGCCCTGGGCCGACGTGGTCGACCTGGTGATCGGCGACTCGGTCGCCTCCATCGGCGCGCTGGACCGCCCCGTCGACCTCTTCCTGCACGACAGCGACCACAGCCGGGTGCACGAGAAGGCCGAGTTCGAGGCGATCGAGCCGAAGCTCGCCCCCGGCGCGATGCTGCTCACCGACAACGTCACCATCACCAACGTCCTCGCCGAGCACGCCGAGCGGAGCGGCCGGCGCTTCCTCGCCTACCGGGAGACCCCGGCCCGGCACTGGTACCCCGGTGACGGCATCGGCGTCGCCTGGTGA
- a CDS encoding MOSC domain-containing protein — protein sequence MRLAAVHTYPVKGCHRLDHDGARVEPWGLAGDRRWMVIDADGVGVTQREAAELVTLRATPRDGGLTLRAPDGPDLDVPEPATVEPVLVRVFRSRLPVPALPAGPAADDWLGALLGRPVRLVWLGRPTRHIKPGERDHDTGDQVSFADSYPLLLASAASLDALNDWLAEAGEPPVPVARFRPNLVVAGAPAWAEDDWAGRRLRVGSAVFRAAGPCDRCLVTTTDQETGVRGKEPLRTLARHRNVGQKLLFGLHMVPEAPGRLTVGDPVTVEG from the coding sequence GTGAGGCTCGCCGCGGTCCACACGTACCCGGTCAAGGGGTGCCACCGGCTCGACCACGACGGCGCCCGGGTCGAGCCCTGGGGCCTGGCGGGCGACCGGCGCTGGATGGTGATCGACGCCGACGGCGTCGGCGTCACCCAGCGGGAGGCCGCTGAGCTGGTCACCCTGCGCGCCACCCCACGCGACGGCGGACTGACGCTGCGTGCCCCCGACGGCCCCGACCTCGACGTGCCCGAGCCGGCCACCGTCGAGCCGGTCCTGGTGCGGGTGTTCCGCAGCCGGCTGCCGGTCCCGGCGCTGCCCGCCGGGCCGGCCGCGGACGACTGGCTCGGCGCGCTGCTCGGCCGGCCGGTCCGGCTGGTCTGGCTGGGCCGCCCGACCCGGCACATCAAGCCGGGCGAGCGCGACCACGACACCGGTGACCAGGTCAGCTTCGCGGACAGCTACCCCCTGCTGCTGGCGAGCGCCGCCTCGCTCGACGCGCTCAACGACTGGCTCGCCGAGGCCGGCGAGCCGCCGGTGCCGGTGGCCCGGTTCCGCCCCAACCTGGTGGTCGCCGGCGCCCCCGCCTGGGCCGAGGACGACTGGGCCGGCCGCCGGCTCCGCGTCGGATCGGCCGTCTTCCGCGCCGCCGGGCCGTGCGACCGCTGCCTGGTCACCACCACCGACCAGGAGACCGGGGTACGCGGCAAGGAGCCGCTGCGCACCCTCGCCCGGCACCGCAACGTAGGACAGAAGCTCCTCTTCGGGCTGCACATGGTCCCCGAGGCGCCGGGAAGGCTGACGGTCGGCGACCCGGTGACCGTCGAGGGCTGA
- a CDS encoding GNAT family N-acetyltransferase: MSLRFVIDPDLTPALREQIVSLWADVTNAGGAVGFVAPVTAAEVRPVAEATFTDLTEGPDRLLAGYEGDQLVGVLIIADNRFRLKTHWRVLQRVMVHPKTQGRGYGAALMREAERIGRELGLEALHVTVRGGLGLESFYDRLGYREVGRLPGALRVAPGDDRDEIFMWLDLGTRAA, encoded by the coding sequence GTGAGCCTGCGTTTCGTCATCGATCCCGATCTCACCCCAGCGCTGCGCGAGCAGATCGTGTCCCTCTGGGCGGACGTCACCAACGCCGGCGGCGCCGTGGGCTTCGTCGCCCCGGTGACCGCCGCCGAGGTCCGGCCCGTAGCCGAGGCGACCTTCACCGACCTCACCGAGGGGCCGGACCGGCTGCTGGCCGGCTACGAGGGTGACCAGCTGGTCGGGGTCCTGATCATCGCCGACAACCGGTTCCGCCTGAAGACGCACTGGCGGGTCCTCCAGCGGGTGATGGTCCACCCGAAGACCCAGGGCCGCGGGTACGGCGCCGCACTGATGCGCGAGGCCGAGCGGATCGGCCGCGAGCTGGGCTTGGAGGCGCTGCACGTGACCGTCCGGGGCGGGCTCGGTCTGGAGTCGTTCTACGACCGGCTCGGCTACCGCGAGGTGGGCCGGCTGCCCGGCGCGCTGCGGGTCGCCCCGGGCGACGACCGGGACGAGATCTTCATGTGGCTCGACCTGGGCACCCGGGCGGCCTGA
- a CDS encoding HNH endonuclease signature motif containing protein, with translation MVRYKYTPEALAEAAAGAQSIAGVMRALGVRISGGSHAHISRQLKRFGIDTSHFTGSVHNKGQRGARRTNSLQLLVQLPAGSRRAPGGRLKWALRDIGVPEECEECGVGPRWRGRPLTLHVDHMNGDFLDNRPPNLRILCPNCHSQTDTYAGRNKRSPGPGQPLSAAAPTPPIRHGPLPVDEVEEVVRQVEAGLLGPSEAARWIGCHRNHIARLRKRLATRGTLVTAPQAPRATATSARDGMVINYALANPRLGPRKLAEVIKTATAGECLVSHGTVTNILRRAGLHTASVRRSKLSGSAGVA, from the coding sequence GTGGTCCGGTACAAGTACACACCCGAGGCGCTGGCCGAGGCCGCCGCCGGTGCGCAGAGCATTGCCGGGGTGATGCGGGCGCTCGGCGTGCGGATCAGCGGCGGGTCGCACGCGCATATCAGTCGGCAGCTCAAGCGGTTCGGCATCGACACGTCGCACTTCACCGGCAGCGTGCACAACAAGGGGCAGCGCGGCGCTCGCCGGACCAACTCCTTACAGCTCCTGGTTCAGCTGCCAGCCGGTTCCCGCCGCGCACCTGGCGGCCGCCTGAAATGGGCGCTACGCGACATCGGCGTTCCAGAGGAGTGCGAGGAATGCGGCGTCGGGCCGAGGTGGCGAGGCCGACCCCTGACGCTGCATGTGGACCACATGAACGGCGACTTCCTCGACAACCGGCCGCCAAACCTCCGAATACTCTGCCCGAACTGTCACAGTCAGACCGACACCTACGCCGGTCGAAACAAGCGCAGTCCTGGCCCGGGGCAGCCACTCTCGGCCGCGGCACCGACACCCCCCATACGTCACGGACCACTGCCGGTGGACGAGGTGGAGGAGGTGGTCAGGCAGGTGGAAGCCGGCCTCCTCGGCCCGAGCGAAGCCGCGAGGTGGATCGGTTGCCATCGGAATCACATCGCTAGGCTCCGGAAGCGACTCGCCACCCGAGGCACCCTCGTCACCGCGCCACAAGCTCCCCGAGCAACAGCGACCTCCGCTCGGGACGGCATGGTCATCAACTACGCCCTGGCTAACCCCAGGCTCGGTCCGCGGAAGCTTGCCGAGGTCATCAAGACAGCCACCGCCGGGGAATGTCTGGTGAGCCATGGCACCGTGACCAACATCCTCCGACGGGCGGGACTGCACACCGCCTCCGTAAGACGCTCTAAACTCAGCGGATCTGCGGGAGTGGCGTAA
- the bcp gene encoding thioredoxin-dependent thiol peroxidase codes for MTDRLNPGDPAPEFTLPTDTGGSISLADLRGRKVILYAYPAAMTPGCTKQACDFRDSLASLQAAGYEVIGISPDKPEKLAKFRDRDAITFPLAADTDKAVLTAYGAYGEKQMYGRTVTGVIRSTFVIDEDGKIERALYNVKATGHVAKLRRDLGLD; via the coding sequence ATGACCGACCGTCTCAACCCCGGCGACCCCGCGCCCGAGTTCACTCTCCCCACCGACACCGGCGGGTCGATCTCCCTGGCCGACCTGCGCGGCCGCAAGGTCATCCTGTACGCCTACCCGGCCGCCATGACGCCCGGCTGCACCAAGCAGGCCTGCGACTTCCGCGACTCGCTCGCGTCGCTCCAGGCCGCCGGCTACGAGGTAATCGGCATCTCCCCGGACAAGCCGGAGAAGCTGGCCAAGTTCCGCGACCGGGACGCGATCACCTTCCCGCTGGCGGCCGACACCGACAAGGCGGTGCTGACCGCGTACGGCGCGTACGGCGAGAAGCAGATGTACGGCCGCACGGTGACCGGCGTGATCCGCTCGACCTTCGTCATCGACGAGGACGGGAAGATCGAGCGGGCGCTCTACAACGTCAAGGCCACCGGGCACGTCGCCAAGCTCCGCCGGGATCTCGGCCTGGACTGA
- a CDS encoding energy-coupling factor ABC transporter permease: METLAMHISNGIINGPVAAVFAAFALAVLTLCVLRGRRDLDDRLAPMAGLVAAFIFAVQMLNFPIFTAGVSGHLLGGALAALLVGPWVGALCVAVVLVVQALVFGDGGVAMLGLNVTNMAILGTATAYLLIALLLRVLPRTPAGLGVTAFVSGLVSVLVASQGFVLQYWLGGTTDLGGNLAGLAGTMAGVHLLIGIGEGLITATTVVTVAKVRPDLVYALGARKPAAPVPAGPVAGGVR, from the coding sequence GTGGAAACGCTGGCGATGCACATCTCGAACGGGATCATCAACGGTCCCGTGGCCGCGGTCTTCGCCGCCTTCGCGCTCGCCGTGCTCACGCTCTGCGTGCTGCGCGGCCGCCGTGACCTGGACGACCGGCTGGCCCCGATGGCGGGCCTGGTGGCCGCGTTCATCTTCGCCGTGCAGATGCTCAACTTCCCGATCTTCACCGCCGGGGTCAGCGGCCACCTGCTGGGCGGCGCGCTCGCCGCGCTGCTGGTCGGCCCCTGGGTCGGCGCGCTCTGCGTGGCCGTGGTCCTCGTCGTGCAGGCCCTCGTCTTCGGCGACGGCGGGGTGGCCATGCTCGGCCTCAACGTCACCAACATGGCGATCCTCGGCACCGCGACGGCGTACCTGCTGATCGCGCTGCTGCTGCGGGTGCTGCCCCGCACCCCGGCCGGGCTCGGCGTCACCGCGTTCGTCTCGGGCCTGGTCAGCGTCCTGGTCGCCAGCCAGGGCTTTGTCCTGCAGTACTGGTTGGGCGGCACCACCGACCTGGGCGGCAACCTGGCCGGGCTGGCCGGCACCATGGCCGGCGTCCACCTGCTGATCGGCATCGGTGAGGGCCTGATCACCGCCACCACCGTGGTCACCGTCGCCAAGGTCCGTCCCGACCTGGTGTACGCGCTGGGCGCCCGGAAGCCGGCCGCGCCGGTTCCCGCCGGTCCGGTGGCCGGAGGTGTCCGATGA
- a CDS encoding PDGLE domain-containing protein has product MRKRSWGFVLGGLLVALLLAGVVSNYASSHPDGLDSSLLKGCTVDANGEITGGSCPAQRTKDHELSDSPLADYGIKGVDSRFLSTGLSGVAGVLLTFVLGGGLFWLTRRRGLGPDGPRTGGDRTDNPRAAGDRVDGDRPERERAGDAGPDAATDEQADGRSTPARAG; this is encoded by the coding sequence ATGAGGAAGCGGTCCTGGGGTTTCGTGCTCGGCGGCCTGCTGGTCGCCCTGCTGCTCGCCGGGGTGGTGAGCAACTACGCCTCGTCGCACCCGGACGGCCTGGACTCGTCGCTGCTCAAGGGGTGCACGGTCGACGCGAACGGCGAGATCACCGGCGGCAGTTGCCCGGCGCAGCGGACGAAGGACCACGAGCTGTCGGACAGCCCGTTGGCCGACTACGGCATCAAGGGTGTGGACAGCCGGTTCCTCTCCACCGGCCTCTCCGGGGTGGCCGGCGTGCTGCTCACCTTCGTCCTCGGCGGCGGCCTCTTCTGGCTCACCCGCCGCCGCGGCCTTGGACCCGACGGCCCCCGGACCGGTGGCGACCGAACCGACAACCCCCGGGCCGCCGGCGACCGAGTCGACGGCGACCGGCCGGAGCGCGAGCGGGCCGGCGACGCCGGCCCCGACGCGGCCACCGACGAGCAGGCCGACGGGCGGTCGACGCCCGCCCGGGCCGGCTGA
- the cbiQ gene encoding cobalt ECF transporter T component CbiQ, with protein MGAGHAHVLYRESTSAVHRLPPEVKIAAMVLFTVAVVATPREAYWAFGGYALLVAGVAALARVGPRWLLSRALIELPFVLFAFALPFLGAGERVEVAGLNLSVDGLLGGWNILAKGTLGVLASLLLAATTTTRDLIVGLDRLRCPQILTQIATFMLRYLDVLVGEARRMRVARVSRGDDPRFLWQLRGFAAGVGALFLRAFERGERVYLAMVSRGYSGRMPAVWQGTGAATAGQWAAAATVPLAAVTIAAAAVVLT; from the coding sequence ATGGGTGCCGGGCACGCACACGTCCTCTACCGGGAGTCCACCTCGGCGGTGCACCGCCTCCCGCCCGAGGTGAAGATCGCCGCGATGGTGCTCTTCACCGTCGCCGTGGTCGCCACGCCGCGCGAGGCGTACTGGGCCTTCGGCGGGTACGCCCTGCTGGTCGCCGGTGTGGCGGCGCTGGCCCGGGTGGGCCCCCGCTGGCTGCTCAGCCGGGCGCTGATCGAGCTGCCGTTCGTGCTCTTCGCGTTCGCGCTGCCCTTCCTCGGGGCGGGGGAGCGGGTCGAGGTGGCCGGGCTGAACCTCTCCGTCGACGGGCTGCTCGGCGGCTGGAACATCCTGGCCAAGGGCACGCTGGGCGTACTGGCGTCGCTTCTGCTGGCCGCGACCACCACGACGCGCGACCTGATCGTCGGCCTGGACCGACTGCGTTGCCCCCAGATCCTCACCCAGATCGCCACCTTCATGCTGCGCTACCTGGACGTGCTGGTCGGCGAGGCCCGCCGGATGCGGGTGGCCCGGGTCTCCCGGGGCGACGACCCGCGCTTCCTCTGGCAGCTGCGCGGCTTCGCCGCCGGCGTCGGCGCGCTCTTCCTGCGCGCCTTCGAGCGCGGCGAGCGGGTCTACCTGGCCATGGTGTCGCGCGGCTACTCCGGCCGGATGCCGGCGGTCTGGCAGGGGACCGGCGCGGCCACCGCCGGCCAGTGGGCGGCCGCGGCCACCGTGCCGCTGGCGGCGGTCACCATCGCCGCCGCGGCGGTCGTGCTGACATGA
- a CDS encoding energy-coupling factor ABC transporter ATP-binding protein translates to MIGYVQTAPSLDVRGVRYAYPDGHVALRGVDLTVPRGDRVALLGPNGAGKTTLVLHLNGILTATEGTVSVGGLTVSRDRDTLAEIRRRVGIVFQDPDDQLFLPTVAEDVAFGPANLGLRGAELAARVDEALAAVGMSEHRDRAPHHLSFGQRRRVAVATVLAMHPEILVLDEPSSNLDPAARRELAEILRALPVTLLMVTHDLPYAAELCDRSVILDAGRIVADAPTVDILTDEDLLAAHRLELPYGFNPHTAARP, encoded by the coding sequence ATGATCGGGTACGTGCAGACGGCTCCCTCCCTCGACGTGCGCGGCGTCCGGTACGCGTACCCGGACGGCCACGTCGCCCTGCGCGGGGTGGACCTGACCGTGCCGCGCGGGGACCGGGTGGCCCTGCTCGGGCCGAACGGCGCCGGCAAGACCACCCTGGTGCTGCACCTCAACGGCATCCTCACGGCGACCGAGGGGACGGTCAGCGTCGGCGGGTTGACGGTCAGCCGGGACCGGGACACCCTCGCCGAGATCCGCCGCCGGGTGGGCATCGTCTTTCAGGACCCGGACGACCAGCTCTTCCTGCCCACGGTCGCCGAGGACGTGGCGTTCGGCCCGGCGAACCTGGGGCTGCGCGGGGCGGAACTGGCCGCTCGCGTCGACGAGGCGCTCGCCGCCGTCGGGATGAGCGAGCACCGGGACCGGGCGCCGCACCACCTCTCCTTCGGCCAGCGGCGTCGGGTGGCGGTGGCCACCGTGCTCGCCATGCACCCGGAGATCCTGGTCCTCGACGAGCCGTCGTCCAACCTCGACCCGGCCGCCCGGCGCGAGCTGGCGGAGATCCTGCGCGCCCTCCCGGTGACCCTGCTGATGGTCACCCACGACCTGCCGTACGCGGCGGAGCTCTGCGACCGCTCGGTGATCCTCGACGCCGGCCGCATCGTCGCCGACGCCCCCACCGTCGACATCCTCACCGACGAGGATCTCCTGGCGGCCCACCGCCTCGAACTCCCCTACGGCTTCAACCCCCACACGGCCGCCCGCCCCTGA